The sequence below is a genomic window from Polyangiaceae bacterium.
ATCGTGGGCGCGCTCCGCGGCGATGCTCCGATACCGCTCCGTCTCGCCCCGCTCCAGGTCGAGAGCGTTCATCAGCTCGTCCACCTTGTGCTCCAGACGATCGCGTTCGCCCTCGATCTCCGAAAGGCGGGCCATGAGCCCGGGGTCGGGTTCTTGTTTTGTTGGCTCGGCGCGGAAACGGTCGCGCTCCGCGGCCCACCGCTCGCGCTCTTCTTCGAGCTCGGCCTGCACTTCGTCCGCCCGGGCATCCGCGATCGCGGCTCGGGCCTCGAGCTCCGTGACCCACGCGTCGCGCTCCGAAAGCTTCTTGCGCAGCGCTTGGATCTCCCGCGGGTCGCCCCCACTTTGCAGGCTCTGCTTGCGACGGAGCTCCGCGACCTCATTTTCGAGGCGCGCCACGCGATCCCGCGCGTTCCGCTCGGCATCTCGCGCGCGGGACAGCTCGGCGCCGGCGTCGGAGCCCTTGCCGGAACCGATGGCGCGCCGGAACGGCAGCTGCACCACGGCGTAGTCGTCGAGCCGCGTCGGCGCTTCGCTCGCCAGGGCCACGAACCACTCCGGCTCTTCGGCTCCACCCGGTAGCATGCTGGTATCCAGCGAAGGCTCCGGCTGCCCGCTGGCCGCGAAGTCCACCACTGCGTAGCCCACGAAGGGCGTCTGCCCCAGCATGCGCACGTGGGAAAACTCCACCTTCATGGCGTCGTACAGCTCGTAGTAGTCGAGAGCGCCCTGGGGCGGCTCCGCCACCGTCAGCAGCCGGCGCTGGACCTCCGGGTTTGGCACCGCCACCAGCGCGACGCCATCCAGGCTCAAGGCCTTCTTCAGGCGCAGCACCACCGAATGCGCCGGCCCGGCGCGATTGAGGTCCTCCACCAGGGCGAGGTCGAAGGACCCCTCTCGCAGGTTGATGCCGGTCGGAGACAGGGGCGCGTAGCTGATGTCGCGAGACGTGTTGCGCGTGGCCGCCTCCGCCACCCGAGCGCTCTCCGGATCGAAGACGCTGACCATGCGCGCGCCGCGATCGATGAGCTGCTCTGCCAGCCCCGACGACGAATCGCCGAACACGATCACGCGACGACCGTCCACCAGGGACTCGGCGTAGGCGGCGAGGACGATGCTCGGATGGAGGCGCTCGGGGCCTTGCATGGGCCGGCGACCATAGCGACGCCGAGGGCGGACGTCGAGGCCTCAGGGCTGCCGGCAGGGCTTCGGCACCACGCACGGCGAGCCGCAGTTGAGGCCCATTGCGTAGCGGTCCACCTGCGCCGCGGCGCTCTTGCCCATGCCCGTTCCCGCCAGGCACAACAGCACGGAGTCGTCCTGGGTGAGGGGATTGGCGGGCTCGGTGCACAGGCCGTTCACGCAGGTCCCGTGCTTCAAGCCGTGGGCCGGGGGGCAGGCGTCGTCGGATTCACACACCAGGGGTCGACAATCCGCCGCCAGATCCGGCTTCGCGTCTCCGGCGGCGTCGCACATCGCCACCAGTCTTCCCGGCGAGCGGAGCACGAGGTCTTTCTTGTCCGGGCTCCCGGGCTCGGCCTTGTCGCGTGTCAGGTTGCACTGACCCTGGCGATCGCACTCCGCCGTGAACGTGCGCCCCTCGGTGTCCTTCAAGGTGCGGGTGCTCACCCTACGGCAGCCCGAAGCGGCGACGGCAACGACCAAGAGCGAGAGCAGCAAGCGCACGACGCGATCCTATTCCCGTGCTGCGCGACAATCCACCACCTGTGGCGCGATGCAATATGCGACCGTAGAGTGCGGCGGCAGGGGCTTGGGGTAGGATGGGCGCGGATGGGGCGCATCTACGAAAAGACGCTGATCGTCGACGGCATCACACCGGTCGGAGCCTACGCCGTGCTCCGGCGCGACGCCGGGGGCGGCAGCTTCTTGCTCGAGAGCGTGGTGCCCGGCGAGCGTTGGGGGCGCTACTCGATCCTCGGCTATCGGCCGCGGGCCGAGGTGGCGGTGCTCGGCGATTCCGGTGTCGAGCCCTTCGCGGAGCTCGCGCGGCGCCTCGGGGTGAGCTCCGAGCCCGACGCGAGCGTGGCGGCGCGCTTCGCGCGAGCCCACGTGGGCGTCGTCCCCTACGACGCCGTTCACTTTGCCACCAAGGTGGAGCCGTGGCCCGAGCTCGTGGGTAGGCCCGTCGCGCGCTTCGTGTCGGACGCCACCGTCGTGGTGTTCGATAACCTCACGCACACCGCGACCCTGGCCTCGCCGGATCCAGCGGATCTCGAGCGGGCGGAGGCGGATCTGGCCCGGGCGACGGCCCTCGCGCCCCTGGCACCCCCCGACCCGGCGGCCCTGCCGTCGGACCTCGACGTGAGCGTGAGCGACGCGGACTACGAGCGCATCGTCGAGCGAGCCAAGGAGTTCATCTACGCGGGAGACGCGTTTCAGATCGTGGCCGCCCGCACGTTCTCCGCGCCGGCGGGAGACAGCGATCCCTTCGACGTGTACCGCGCGCTGCGCGTGCTCTCACCCGCTCCCTACATGTACCTGTTGGAATTGCCGGCGACGGAAAGCGGTGCCGCGGTGGCCGTTGCCGGGGCCAGCCCGGAGACCTTGGTGCGGGTGGAGCACGATGCCATCACCTTGCGCCCCATCGCCGGGACCCGCCGGCGTGGGCGGAGCCCGGAAGAAGACGAGGCGCTGGCCCAAGAGATGCTCGCCGACCCCAAGGAGATCGCCGAGCACGTGATGCTCATCGATCTGGCACGCAACGACGTGGGGCGCGTCTCGCGAGCCGGGAGTGTCGAGCTTCTGCGGCGCATGGAGGTGGAGCGCTTCAGTCACGTGATGCACATCGTGAGCGAGGTGCGCGGTCAGCTCCGCGACGGTCTCGGTCCGTGGGACGTGTTGCGCTCCACCTTTCCCGCCGGCACCTTGAGCGGCGCGCCGAAGGTGCGCGCGATGCAGATCATCCGGGAGCTGGAACGGCGTCCCCGCGGGGTGTACGGGGGCGCCCTCGGCTACGTGACGCGCGGAGGAGATCTCGACTTCGCCATCGCCATTCGCACGGCGGTCCTGTCCCAAGGGCGCTTCGAGGTCACCGCGGGAGCCGGCTTGGTGGCGGACAGTGTGCCCGCCCTGGAAGCCAAAGAGACCCGCAACAAGGCGCGCGCGGCGCTGGCCGCCGTGGCGGCCGCGTTTCGCACGCGCTGAGGTCGCTCGTGCACGAAGCCCTACGAGCGTGGTTGCCCCGCTGGGCTTGGCCCATGGCGGATCACGTGCTGACGCCGGGAGTGCTGGCGGTGCTCAGCGGCGTGAGCGTGCTGTTCTTGCTGGCCAGCCTGATCGGCATTCCGTGGTTGGTGGCGCGCTTGCCCGCGGACTACTTCGTGCGACGCCACACGCTCCC
It includes:
- a CDS encoding anthranilate synthase component I family protein produces the protein MGRIYEKTLIVDGITPVGAYAVLRRDAGGGSFLLESVVPGERWGRYSILGYRPRAEVAVLGDSGVEPFAELARRLGVSSEPDASVAARFARAHVGVVPYDAVHFATKVEPWPELVGRPVARFVSDATVVVFDNLTHTATLASPDPADLERAEADLARATALAPLAPPDPAALPSDLDVSVSDADYERIVERAKEFIYAGDAFQIVAARTFSAPAGDSDPFDVYRALRVLSPAPYMYLLELPATESGAAVAVAGASPETLVRVEHDAITLRPIAGTRRRGRSPEEDEALAQEMLADPKEIAEHVMLIDLARNDVGRVSRAGSVELLRRMEVERFSHVMHIVSEVRGQLRDGLGPWDVLRSTFPAGTLSGAPKVRAMQIIRELERRPRGVYGGALGYVTRGGDLDFAIAIRTAVLSQGRFEVTAGAGLVADSVPALEAKETRNKARAALAAVAAAFRTR